The region GGGCCAGTATTTCAGAGCCATAATAATTGAAATGCATAGAAATAACTCGCTTAGCCGTGCCCCAAATGGCTAaatgaaaagtaaaataagcgaaaatgaaaattccaaTGGAATGAGCCTGGGTAAtaggataaaaaaaataatgtaacgAAACGACAACCGGAAAGGGCAAGGACACGTCACATGCATACAAATTTCTAATGCTAATTTCATTGTGTCAAAGCTGGTGACAGCACAtgcaaattaaatgaaataaaataaaattgcatCACCCCGAGTAAATTGACAATGTGAGAGCTACAACcctcgcaaaaaaaaagaactagAAGCTGGCCCTCTCCCCAGTAAGGACGCATAAATTTTGAATGGCAATTGCCCAATTAAAGTGCGCcgcaaaagtatgctacataAACGGGGAAATTGGCAGGGAAAAGCCGTGAAAATGCTCTCAGTCTCTGGGTTGTTAGTGTGTCACTGCATTAGAGCAGAGAACTGAAGAGCTTTACGACCGGGAACCAGGACGAGGGACTTGTCTCAGTTCTCAACGCCCAAGGTCCCCAACCACACTGATTAttacttttcatttttccataacgattttcatttttccctTGCTTTTCCCCACTCGTGTGTatgcaaaaatacaaaaaaaaaatgtataaaaaaaacaaagttgagGACAAGCGTTGTCGCAGCGGATTTACGCTTCACATACAGGCACATCagcagaacaaaaaaaaaatatgatgaaGATGAATTGCCATTGTTGAGATACTGCCGAAACATTGGATATAGATATGCGCCAGGATTAATACGAATATATGCTTATGcatgtaaaaataaatggatACAAGGCTGCTATTGATTTGTCTCTTGTCATCTGTTCCCTGCTCGCTGGGCCCATAAAACATTTGTTTAAaacaactgacaaaaaattggATTTAATTCCGCAACCTTCGCTTGTCATTTATCATTTATTGAATTCGTTATCGACGAGCATTTAGCATCTAACGTGCCCACTCGATTGCGAGAAATAAATTGTGTGTCACATTCCCTAATCAGATCCACATTGACAAGGTTCGAACGAACAGTCTATATACTAAGCAAAGACACTAATGAAAGACTCAAGTTATGGCCTAAACTTTTGGCTCTTTGTGCATCTGGCATCtcggaatcagaatcagaataaGAATCCTTTGTCCTGGCTTTGATGTCACATATGCCTGAGAATATATTCACAGCCCACTCATTTCCTTCTGCATTTATGCATGACCATACCGTGTGTGGGAAGTTCTCTGAAATAACCAATTTGGAATGGCACCGTAGCCGTAGTCGTCACAGTTGCAGTCAAGGCAaacttttgccattttttaatTCTCCCACCACAGGCTTACAGCCATCCATCTGTAGTTCTGGCCCATTCTCGGGCCCAGGCACTTAGGCTGATTAAAGTGCACAGGCATCccggcagcagcaccagcatcCTCATCATCATCTGGTATCAGCCGTATCATCATTGGCAACAATAACTAGGCAAATATATACTTACAAAAGCCATGAACACACTGACTGCAGTTTTCGTTTTCCATGAAAAGGAAATCCGGAaacatgtttatttaaaacgcCAAAAATAGAAGCGTTTAAAAGCAATGTAAAATTTATCTCAAAATACTTTAATTTGTCAGTTTGTAGGATGATGCCAGgacataattttaattgatggCTGATTTCAACAAAACACTCTTCATAATTGAGACATAAAGGAATGGCTTGTAATAAAGTTTACACTTCTTATGTATGTCCTTTGATTGAACCAGAGAGTAAAATCCACTCAGCTTCTAACTCGATCTTAGTGGCAGTGTCCTGGAAAAATATGTGTTTCTTGTCGAAATCACCCCGTCTGGCCTTGCCATTAAATGCTCGGCATAATTCTGGGGTCCGGCGACGACTACGCCGGTGCTTAAGTTGGTCGCATAAAAAAGTGTTATTAAAAGCGAATATAAACAATGAGCGAATGCCGGCAAGACTCTTATGCTGGCGAGGCACTCATATTAAAATGCCGACGTCTGGCTGTGGTATtttccttcattttttttcgctttttgtgGCGATGTAATGTGTGGCACATTGACATACGTGCCGTTTGATGTGCAACAGTTTGAATTTGTTGAGGCCTTAAATTGTGTTGTTAAAAGAAATTTCATTAAAGACATTACATAATTTTATGCCAACAACAAATTGCAGCTCCAAATCAATGGATAAAGGAGTCGGGGGATAATATTTTCTACCTTCGTTTTTTAGGATTTTCCTTCATTTttgattccattttttgttcaGTAATCTGAAGGCAAAGTCAAGGCAAACTTGGCAACAGTTGCCAAAATGGAGAAGGAGGTTGGGGACTGGCTCATCCTTGTGGACTTGACAACCGGAGCAAAGGcaaatcaaagaaaaatttgCTGATTTTCATATCAGAAAAAATTGCCATCGTTGGCACAAAAAATCGTTCGCCATTTTGCATCAGCAGGAACAGTAGCACCACTCTATTGAATGAGAAGTGCAAATATACTATTTCCAACTCCCTCTACTTATAGTATATCTATCGAAATTTATTCCCCCCTCACCGTCCCGGCCACTTTTATTGATATTGTGCATAAATTAActttataaagtttttttgaattgaatttgcaACGAGTTGCACTTTCGAGCACGACCCCCACCCCACACACTCACTGATCCGAGTGGGTGAAGGATACATCGAGGATATAGACATAGAGACGCTGAAAGTGCTTCACTATAAGTGTTGTCTGACACAGAATTGCAACTCGAGACGAATGCCATTGCCTGGGCAGCCATCCAGCGAGGCagccaataaaaataatttgcgtTAAGTTGATTCTTAATGGATGATTATCAATTGGTATTATGCTTCCTGCGAATATGCAATTACGGTCGTAACAGTCTCATAATAGCTTGAAAATATACTGTAATTGAATCaattaaaccaaaaaagctttaaaaatatgtacatattccTATCTGGTTAAAAATCTgagcatatatttttttatatagtaCTCCCCGCTTTACCTGCCATCGATCCTTGTATTATATGTACATCTTGCAGCTTAATGGAACTGAAATTGATTTACGAAAACACTTCAAACGACTCAAGTCCAATTTCGATTGCATTTGGTTTGTGCATTGGGGTAGATGtgccacagccacagccacgGTTGctgccacagccacagccacgTCCACGCCCACCTCGTCTGGTGGCCTGTAGCATATGGGCATATACAGCCCACTCTGTTAACCCCCAACTGCCACATTTGTCCCTGTATTTTCCTTTTGGATAAGCGCTGGAAAGTACGCAGTGCAGTGCAAATGCCAAGCAGACTCGATATAAATTCATTTATTCATGAGCTCGAACCAGGAAATGAATGGGAGCTGCCTGCCAGCTACCTGCACTCCCGCCCAGGTGTGGCTGTGAGTATGAATATGAGTGGGTGTTTGTGCATAATGTATGAATACTTGTCTACGCTCATGTTGAAAGCGACAAGCGGTAAGCGAAAAACAGATAAACTTTTATCATTTTGGCGAGTCTTTATGATAAtccataaatttcatttaatttccattttcaaaACCATTTCAATCACTTTTCATAGagctattttttgttttttgaatgTTTAGCACTTAATCTGCTTTTAATATTCAACTAAACACGGAATGTTCGTAGTACGAAAGTTTGACTGTATCTTGCATTTCGCGATTTGCCTTTCTGGCGATGCAATGAACTATGATTTACGAGTTATGAGGCCGAAAAGTTGGCAACTTTTCAGCAACTTTCATTCCATGGGGGACCCTCTTCAATTTTCTTCGTCTAATGCAAGTGTTTGCCGAAACTTAAATTGTGCGCATTATTGGCAGAGTGCACTCAAAatgcactcacacacacacttactcACTTTCTGCAACGGCAGACATGCATAAATTTGCGCAAAAACCGTTTAAACGAGATATGGATAAAGGGTCCCAGGGGGTGTGGCTAAAAGGAAGGCGTCAAGTCTCGGCAATCGCAGCAAATGCATACAAGCGTCTCgcagcacacacacaaaaagcAAAGGAactcacacactcacacagtCACTCATAGTTCGTTTCTATTCACTGAAGACGCTCAACTTTCACTTTGAATTTGCCAAGTTTTAGCTTGGCCCCACCACGCCCCCGCTTAGCCCCTACTAGCCGCCTCCTTTTCGATTTTGAAAAGTCTTTTGCCAAaggctggtgctgctgctgctgctgtgcattgcctttgattttaaagatttatcgTGTTTTCCTTAGCATACTTATGTGCGCCATTTACATATTAATGGGACCAGCTGCTACGAAAATGACAGAAAATAGATCATAGGCAAATGGATGGGCAAAAGTTGAAGGAGCAACTAACTAACAGAGCGACTGACTAACTTTTATCGCCAGCCTTTAACAGATTATCAATAATTCCAATTGCGAATTCTCAAACACACGAGTGCTCAGACATTCATTTTTCTGGCAAATCTCCAGGGTTTATTGTGGTCAAATGTCAAGATGGAGCACTGGAGCAACGTAATGGggaaaaaatttatgaaaaattgtataaagCTTGGTGACCAGACCAGGAAAACTTCCATATGTtgacactgagaaaaataatttaaaatatggtTATAGAAGGACTtttcttatatatttaaagCAACTCTTAATCATAGTTCTGCGTCTttgttgaatttgaatttttatatatatatatttatttttgtttatatatatttttatttatatttatattatatattatatatattttattatatatacccattttctctctgtgcatACATATTTGTCACAATATTCCCATTCGTCACTGTTGTTGCTCCCATTTCATAAGGCTACCCGGGCTCCCTGTGCCTCCCTGCACAAATTCAATTGAATAAAgtcatttttatttgtttgccaaCTTGCAGACATACTTTATACAAGAGAAAACGAGAGCAACAACGaatcaaattttgaaaaggGTTTTCCCAGGaatacaaaaagaaaacttgTCTGCAATATGTCCTGCGAAATACATGTGACAAGCACAAACTGTTGTTGAGCAGTCGATGGAGGACTCCCGGTGCCCCATAATAGCCGATATTAAATGCATTCTGAAAATGTAGGACGGACGAGGAGGCAGGACAATAAAAGTGATTGAAATGCCATATTTCCAGTCCTCCCACTGAATAGGACCACTTTGTGTGCAGCTTGTAGATGTGTGAGTTGTTGTTTCGAGTGTCCAGGAACTGGAAATCTAATCAAATCACCAAGTTGAGGGCTTAATCAGAACGAAATGTGTAGTTCGTAGACTATGTAACCCGTCTATGGCCTGTCAATTTATGGCATCTAAGCTAATATTTCCGATAAGAGGAGGGCGGCAGTTAAATAGTCTacttaaaaatagtttttcaatGATAATGATTTCAGTTTATTTCTTCCAATAGATTAACTTTGATGGAATGATAAATACTAGTTTTTACGAATGCAGTTTAATGCCTTGAAAGCACCTATTAAGTTCGTTAATCTTTCTTATTTGCAGTCCTGGAGCCGGCGTTTCCAATGCGCGATGTGACCATAAAGCGCAACGTCGATGCCCATAAACTTTACGACGTCCTGGGCGAGGTGGGGCGGTAAGTATTCGACTGCGACTTGATCGAGTCCCTCGGACGATATCCAACTAATCGATATTACCCCCTTGTGGGTGTACAGTGGAAAATTCGGAACGGTGTACAAGTGCAAGGACAAGACGAACGGCCTGCAGTTGGCGGCGAAATTCGTGCCGATTCCGAAGCGGGAGGACAAGCGGAATGTGGAGCGGGAGGTGGAGATTATGAATTCATTGCAGCATCACCTCATTATACAATTGTACGCGGCATACGAATATCAGAAAATGATGTGCGTCGTCCTGGAACTGTAAGGATGATTTCCCCGACCGTCAAAGGCCAATACCCAATATGAATGTGTTGATTTTGTTTGTCCAAGTCTCTCGGGTGTGACTACCTACTATACTCTATACTCTCATTCTATATGTAGCTATGTATATCCCTTTCTCCTATACTATTCGTTAAGTTTGTTGTGTCCTTTGTTGTTTGCCACATTGTCGCCGGGGACACAATATCTTGCAATCAGTGGGAATGTGCATAAAATACGATTTACACGTACGCACATTATCGTAAAGTAGTAAACTTTTccccacacaaacacacaccacCAACtggcacaccaacacacacagagaTATCGGAAAAGGGAACAATTTTCCAAAGGAAAAGCCTTAAGCAACAGGTTGTCCCTCTCGCACTCCAGTACTTGAATAGAAATTTATGCCAACTTTTATTTGCCTCGCGAAAGTTCTAGCCTCGAAAATGAATGCCGACATGGGTTAAGAGGGTCTCTAATGGCCCATAAAAACATTTGAGGCAGGTATTTTAGCCCGCTGATTAGTCAACGGCCTTGACCCACATTCACCCCCTCAGTTGTGGGAatacaaaacaagaaacaatttcattttcatgACCAGACAAAGACCCCAAAAACTCTTTGTcaacttaaattaattttgaaaacaaaacaaggaAACTGCAGTTTGACAGTTTTGTTCGGTGTTGTTATGACTTGGCCAGGACTTGCTATCCTGCTTGTTTTTGTCATTTTACCACCCAGAAACAAAAGTTAATTGTTGACTTGCCTAGTTCTCCTTGCCAGGATTCATAACAGAATGTTAAACTATGGCCAACATATTTCGCCAAGAAGAGAATTTCTCCCAAAATGCACTTCTGAGCTTCAAGGAAAACTGCATAAGCATCTCTTGTTGCTCCCGAAGCTCACAGTCTCTGaactttttaaacaattaagtTTCTGGAATAGCCCAAGTACAACAATGTGCCAGTTTTGTTACAGAATTCCAATTGCATAGTCCACATTGCagcgtaaatatttaaaatctgttgCTCATAAGCCTGATCGGATTTTCTTAATTGAAAGGATATACGAGTATGAagttaaaatttgtataaaagAAAATGCTTTTCAACTATTggattttaaaaagttaatattAGATTTAAACCCTTTAAAATCAATTGGTTGGAAGCTTTTCTGGTGTTTTTAAAAGAGTATCTATTACCAATTATATTCGAGCATCCGAATAGTCGTTGTTTAGGAGGTTATCATATCCATTTCACTGATGAAATGTTTCacatgaatttttaatttagtcGATTTCGGAGTGAAGTGCATCAACTAACGACCggactaaataaaaaaaacaggagAAATACTAATCCAATGCAGAGtttctcttgtttttttgtcggattttttttttgatgagAATCTGATGGATGGGAGGGTTTTGTGTTGTATTGTACGAGATGTTGTCCGACATCCAAAAAAGCAAATCTCTGATGACATTTGTCGAGTGTTTGAACATAATTCCCTCCGATGCCAATCTGCATGCAGCTAGTTGATGCCCCTCACTCGGATGGATGTTCATGGATTATCTGATTTTCGTGTTCTGGCAGAGCAATCGGTATTCTTGTAAATAACATAACTAGTTTAGTGAGAGAGGTCAGGTAAGGTAACTAAATGccaatctaaaaaataatggtTAACGGTGAGGAGGAGAGACTAATTGAAAGGCGATAACCTGGCTTTTGTTTCTGAGTTTGCATGTTGTTCTTTGTTACTTgttgattgtttttttataatttctaaggagtttatttataatttatttaataatctttaaaatatccaCAGTATTGAGGGTGGAGAACTATTCGATCGCGTTGTAGACGATGAGTTTGTTCTTACGGAGAGGGTCTGTCGAGTCTTTATTCGCCAAGTGTGTGAAGCCATGGCCTTCATCCACGGCAATGGCATCATCCACCTGGATCTGAAGCCCGAAAATATTCTGGTGCTCACACAGAAGGGAAATCGCATCAAGATCATTGACTTTGGTTTGGCTCGCAAATTCGACCCAGACAAGCGCCTCAGGGTAAATATTTAACTCAACCAAATATTTGTTCAATAAAAactcaacaaaaatgttatggCTATTTCCAGGTACTCTTCGGAACACCTGAGTTTGTGGCCCCAGAGGTTGTAAACTTTGACTGCATCTCTTATGGCACGGATATGTGGAGTGTCGGAGTTATTTGTTATGTGCTGTAagtgtttaatttttactCCCTGACAGTGGTTACTGCATTACAAACCTTCCAAGGAATTAAAAGTTAATTGTCTCAAAAGGTGTGCTTAGCCAGactcaatattttcaaacaatttgcaTTCTGGCAGTTGGAAATTTAATCAGAACCTCCTTTCATATCCAAAGGGTTGCTGCCGTGGcagaaaaccaattaaaaattttgtaccatctgaaaatataataatcaGAAAGGGTAGCTCCTGCTCCAGTCCCTTCGTGTATCTCCTTGTTTCTTCTAAGAAGTGTGggcaaatttaatttagttaattaagtgttggtttgtgtttttatttattctacTTACGTTGCttttacattttatgtttATTGACTTTGCCACACCCCCACACCCACTTACCCAACTCACACACAAAATACACACATGATATGTTGCGGTGTGGCATGCTACATGGTACAGCATCTCAGGACTTTCGCCATTCATGGGCGAGAACGACATTGAAACAATGTCAAATGTAACCATTGCGAAATACGATTTCGAGGATGAGTGCTTCAATGGCATATCCCCGGAGTGTCTGGATTTCATAGCCAAGTTGCTGGCAAAGGACCTCAGGTGGGTGGTGGTTGTAATTTTCCTCCTAATTAGAGTCTGGTTCTGAGACTTCATCATCTCGATTTGAATTCCCTCCCCCGCAGCACCCGCATGACAGCCGCCGACTGCATGAAGCACAAATGGCTGCAACAACGTCCGGCAGCCGCCGCCTCCGCCAATCCCATCACTAAGGCCATCTCCTCGGCATCCAAGACGCGTCTGAAGTCAGAGTCTCCGGCGACAGTGAACTCAGAGGACTCCTCGGAGGAGTCCACGGAAACCATTGAGGACGATGACGACGAGGAGCCGGTACAGGAACAGAAAAAGGTGGGCGTTGCTCCTAACAAACTTGAGGACAGCGAGCAGGACGAAGAGCTGGCCAAGCTCTGCAATGTTGGCGACCAAGAGGTAAAGTAATACTACCTCTTAGAAGTAGGCTCTTTAATTGAAACCATGATCTTACCCTTCTTTCCTCAGAATAAAGAGCTGGATGCCACCAAGGATAATCTTAAGAATTTCATCGTCCGCTGGGAGACGCATCCAAACAGCCCGTACGTATTCGACGTGGAGGGCAATGTGATTGCGCCCCTGAGCGAGACCAGCTATCCGCATCCGCGTCGGACTCATGGCCCGGACAGCATGTCCTCCTCCCGAGGTGAGTACGGATCCCAGCGACAGCGCGACCGACACGCCCTCATCCACGGCAAGTGAGGCGTCCGCATCTGCAACTGCATCCTGCAACCGGATCAACATTGTATATTACACGATTAACTTGTCAAACTAATTGTTGTTCTTAACTTGAATGTATACCAAGTTGGCCAGTTCCTTCTCGCTCTTTCTCTCCGCCCCTCTCTGTTTATcttctgtctctgtctctgtgtTAACCCCCAACTCTTCTATAAAGTCCTTACTGAGCAGGGAGGGGGGCCAGCTTGCCGGCTAGAACTGTTGTTTATGTTTAAGTAACCGTAGCCTTAAGAAAAGTGACTGGGCATCCTTATAGCGGATTCCCAGCTCAATTAACCATTTTGACACTGTGATAATGACAGCCAttgacataaaaaaaatactgaaaaatatatccgaaatataattcaaattcaaaCACAACGATACTTCTCTATAGTTTCTGTGAGACATGAAACCAAACTTTAAACTTCCTTAAATCCCAATCCCAAAAATCCGctccactcccactcccaaaATCAAAAGCTACCCAAAATCCACTCGATCCCCGATTCAGGTTTAGATCAGCACACATATAGCCATAGTCTCTGGTCTTCCAGCCAGGTAAGCCCAACATCCAGCTCCAGACAATCCATCATCCTCAGAGTTTCGCAGTCAAATTCCAAAGTCAGTTTCATGTTCATTTGTGATTTGTCCAAGAGGGGGATACCTCAGTATCAGGAAAAGTAAAAACCTACTTTAAAatatagttatttttataaatttctaattaatGGTTTTAAAATCTTGAAGGACAGTTTTGGAAAATAGTCTTGATTCTAGAAGCTTTTCATCAAAATTTTCACTTTCATAATCAAAGAATTAAACATTATCCTAGACTCTACAGAACTCATAAGCATGATCTGTATATTACCTGTACTTGGCACTTCATGTTCACTAACCTCTCTGTAAACTTGTATTTGGCTATAACCCTGATAACTTCCACTAACAAATCTAATCCATCTCTATGTGaactaaatatttatacactTCACCAACACCTTCTAAAAGACCTCTTCATAATTCCAGTTTGTTCTCCATCGCCTTGCGAATCGATTGCCACCATGACCGATGATGAACGAGGGGAGGACTtgccggaggaggaggaggcccgCAGTGCGGATAACGAGAGTCCGCGGTCCCTGGCCACCCCCATCAACGAGTCCCGGGAGAAACTGTTCCCCACGGTGGCCACCTCCAGcccagccacgcccacgccgCAGCACCTTTTCAATGAAAACTTTGACGAGTTCTCCGGCAGCCAGTCCACCGCCCAGCAGCAGAGAAGCATGAAGAGCTATCTGCACACCTTCGATCGCCGGAACTCGGACACTACCTACCTCCTGGGGCGTCGCAGTTCTGGAGAGCGTGTTAACCTGGCGGACGAGATACGGAAGCTATCCGATCACCTGTTCATGCTGGCGCAGATCAACACCAAGCTGGGAgatgccaacaacaacagcactACCCCAGAAGCTGCAGCAGCCCCTAAATCAGCTCCTCCAACTCCATCTCCGTCAGTCGCTCCAGTTACCGCTCCCGCAAGCAGCAGTTCCAGCAAGACCAGCGAGACCACGCAGGAAGGCAACCGCTGGACCAGCAAGACCACCTCGAGCAGCAGCTGGAACAGGCCCACACCCCGGGGAGGGCTTCTCAGCCAGGCCAGCAGCAGCTCCCAGAGCCAGACGAGCTACGACGATGGCCAGGGCAAGACCAAGATCAGCTCGCTGTCCGTTAGACTGCAGCAGTCCATTGAGGAAACACCGACGCTGAGGAATGGTAGCAGCTCCTCGGTCAAGTCCCAAATGCAAACACAAACCCGAAAATCCACAGTGAATACAATGACCAGCTCGAATGCCAGGAGCACCAGCAGCCAGCATGTACAAAGGAGCAGCACCACCGCCTCAAAGGTGatctccagcagcagcagcagctccaccaGCACAACCGCCACCTCGAACCACCAATTCATCAACGAATCCGCCAGCAGTCGGCGGGCCAAGTTCCGGATAAATCAAATGAGCCGGGACGTGCCCGTTGGACTGCCGGACACCCACCAGACCGTGAACCTGGAGGAGGCGGCCAACACCACCAAGGACTGCCTGCTGCATCTGCTGGAGAAGTACAACGAGACCAGAAGCCGGAACCCGATGGGCCGGCATCAGAGCATTAGCGTGGACTGGCACGTCAGCGACAACCTGGAGTACCGGTCGATGAGCTCCATCAATGCGTTCTTCCAGCGGCACAACCACAATGGCGGGGGGCAGAACGTGCGGCACATCCAGGCCCAGCTGGAGGAGAAGGCGGCGGGGAAGTAATTTCCTCCTCGTAGTATCACCTACCGGGAGTCCCCTGTATATAtccgatatatatatatttgtatgtgtAGAACGGATCGGCGGAAGCGAGAGCTCACCTAGATAATGGAAACTAGTTAAAGCTACAATGTtgcgaataaaaaataatatttatgtttatgtacTTGAAGTAAgcaataaatcaaattaatttatcaaaataaaatgaaaattgaatttaaatatggagttttaactaaaaaatagtactgcaaagaaaaacaaatcataataataaagaCATCAATTACTACCGactaaaaaatcaaaacaatttattgcaaaaaaaaaaacaaatctaaTTATGAATCGAATACAAAATGCATTAAACTATATCATACAACTACTGCTGCTACAACCAAAGCAATGAATATGAATTAGGATCGAATAACAAACATTTAATAGttatgtgtttatataagagAACAGGGAGCtttgtttttgccttttttttattgaagaaTGCGTTTTTTTATGACTTAATTATACATCGAATAtctatacatataaatattaggAGAATACTTTGGATTTGTTCTTAGTTATGCCTTACAAATAGATGCTTTGTATAAATGTGGTTAGGATAGGCTCTGCCTATGTGTAAAGTAAAGTATGCTAGCATTTGTACATGatagtttttggcaaaattgaTCCTATAATTTGCCCAGAGATCATAGCAAAtcataaaatacatttttaccGCCGGTTAAGAGCTGATAGCGCGGCAATTCGTGTTCATTTGACTAAAAGCTTGATTAACTTTCAGCCAAAGGATCAGGAATTGGCACACACAAGTCAAGCTgttcgttttcgttttattCACTGGTCGAATTAAGGAATTAATTTTAGGTGGACGAAAAAACAAGGCAACAATCAGCCAAAGTAAGCCGATTGTGGCGTCGTTCTAGCTCCTTAAGAAttcaattcaaaattcaaGTCTGTTCTGCTTTTTAACTGATGGCTAAGTTTTAATCCTAAGCTACCGGAAACAGAACAGAGATGAGTTTTGTTATACAAAATACAGAAATTCACAAGCAAAAGTTGGCAGAAAGTTATATAAAGTTAGTATTTCATTCGTTATAAAggttaaattttgtttggcttcACGATATTTGAGACTAATTCCATTTAGCTTGCGGTCTCGCCTTCCTACACTCCTCTCTTCTGGCTCAATAGTATAGTGTTTGTTGTTAAGAACTAATCACTTAGTTTATGGCATTTCTCACTAGAGAAATCTAGAGAAAGTTTCATTTATCCCTTACGAGCTTACAATGTGGCTTACAACTAATTACTGGTTACGAGTAATTGAAGACTAACGATTAATATTCGCAACTGTCGCCCTTGCACTGCATAAAAAGGTTGTTCGTAATAAAAGTTTAGGAAATACTACACAATCGCAgtgacttaaaaaaattataaaaataatattacaatTGCAATTCGGTGGGTGGGCCAGCGAACCAGCGACATTAGTTGTGGCGCGGGCGCTTCAGCATGGCCCCCAGGTGCGCCAACCCGAATCCGGCACTGGAGCTGGCGGACGACGAGCTGGGCGAGCTGGTGCGCAGGCGTTTTGCGGGCGATAGTTTCTTGGGAGCCTGGGCCAATCGCTTGCGCTCCTTCAT is a window of Drosophila bipectinata strain 14024-0381.07 chromosome 2R, DbipHiC1v2, whole genome shotgun sequence DNA encoding:
- the sqa gene encoding uncharacterized protein sqa isoform X2, with the protein product MIYIDDSEPEGVLEPAFPMRDVTIKRNVDAHKLYDVLGEVGRGKFGTVYKCKDKTNGLQLAAKFVPIPKREDKRNVEREVEIMNSLQHHLIIQLYAAYEYQKMMCVVLELIEGGELFDRVVDDEFVLTERVCRVFIRQVCEAMAFIHGNGIIHLDLKPENILVLTQKGNRIKIIDFGLARKFDPDKRLRVLFGTPEFVAPEVVNFDCISYGTDMWSVGVICYVLISGLSPFMGENDIETMSNVTIAKYDFEDECFNGISPECLDFIAKLLAKDLSTRMTAADCMKHKWLQQRPAAAASANPITKAISSASKTRLKSESPATVNSEDSSEESTETIEDDDDEEPVQEQKKVGVAPNKLEDSEQDEELAKLCNVGDQENKELDATKDNLKNFIVRWETHPNSPYVFDVEGNVIAPLSETSYPHPRRTHGPDSMSSSRVCSPSPCESIATMTDDERGEDLPEEEEARSADNESPRSLATPINESREKLFPTVATSSPATPTPQHLFNENFDEFSGSQSTAQQQRSMKSYLHTFDRRNSDTTYLLGRRSSGERVNLADEIRKLSDHLFMLAQINTKLGDANNNSTTPEAAAAPKSAPPTPSPSVAPVTAPASSSSSKTSETTQEGNRWTSKTTSSSSWNRPTPRGGLLSQASSSSQSQTSYDDGQGKTKISSLSVRLQQSIEETPTLRNGSSSSVKSQMQTQTRKSTVNTMTSSNARSTSSQHVQRSSTTASKVISSSSSSSTSTTATSNHQFINESASSRRAKFRINQMSRDVPVGLPDTHQTVNLEEAANTTKDCLLHLLEKYNETRSRNPMGRHQSISVDWHVSDNLEYRSMSSINAFFQRHNHNGGGQNVRHIQAQLEEKAAGK